In one window of Syngnathus scovelli strain Florida chromosome 20, RoL_Ssco_1.2, whole genome shotgun sequence DNA:
- the rpf2 gene encoding ribosome production factor 2 homolog — MAQSDGIIKPKTKRSKRFLESRAPKLAEKEKCAMIMKGGNANQNISQALKDIYSFKKPNAVLYKKKNITRPFEDSTSLEFFSKKSDCSLFLFGSHNKKRPNNLVFGRLFDFHVLDMIELGIEKYVSLSEIKMSKCPEGTKPMLVFAGEAFDMNNEYKRLKSLLIDFFRGPSVSAVRLAGLEHVLHFTAVDDKIFMRSYRSLLKKSGCKTPRIELEEIGPSFDFVLRRTHLASDDLYKLSHKQPKALKPKKKKNISHDVFGTKFGRVHMQKQDLSKLQTRKMKGLRKRKGEVVDGGGEDEVSTKVAKVQS, encoded by the exons ATGGCACAGTCCGACGGTATAAT AAAACCCAAGACCAAGCGCTCCAAGCGCTTCCTGGAGAGTAGAGCACCCAAACTGGCAGAGAAGGAAAAGTGTGCCATGATTATGAAAGGGGGAAATGCCAATCAAAATATTAGCCAGGCCCTGAAGGATATC TATTCCTTTAAAaagcccaatgctgttctgtacaaaaa GAAGAACATCACAAGGCCGTTTGAGGACTCAACGTCACTG gaATTTTTCTCCAAAAAGTCAGATTGCTCTCTGTTTCTGTTTGGTTCCCACAACAAGAAACGACCCAACAACCTCGTATTTG GCCGTTTATTTGACTTCCACGTGTTGGATATGATTGAACTGGGAATCGAGAAGTATGTCTCCCTGAGTGAGATTAAG ATGAGTAAATGTCCCGAGGGGACCAAACCAATGCTTGTGTTTGCTGGCGAGGCTTTTGATATGAATAACGAGTACAAACGTCTTAAGAGTCTGCTCATTG ACTTCTTCAGGGGTCCTTCAGTGTCTGCAGTGCGATTGGCGGGCTTAGAACACGTTCTGCACTTCACTGCTGTGGATGACAAAATATTTATGCGGAGTTACAG GTCTTTGTTGAAAAAGTCGGGATGCAAGACACCACGCATTGAGCTGGAGGAGATCGGCCCGTCGTTTGACTTTGTTTTAAGAAGAACACACCTTGCTTCTGATGACTTATACAAGTTATCACACAAGCAGCCCAAGGCTCTAAAG cccaagaagaagaagaatattTCCCACGATGTTTTTGGCACCAAATTTGGCCGGGTGCACATGCAGAAGCAGGATCTTTCCAAGCTTCAGACGAGGAAGATGAAAGGTCTGCGGAAAAGGAAGGGGGAGGTGGTTGATGGTGGGGGAGAGGATGAAGTGTCTACCAAAGTGGCAAAAGTGCAAAGTTGA